One stretch of Deltaproteobacteria bacterium DNA includes these proteins:
- a CDS encoding N-6 DNA methylase, producing MLTAYFSRLQEIAGQGDAREESYYPALEWLLKEFVENRGKSNVHITTLPKKTEAGNPDFRVWDGKQHIIGYIEAKEPSHEYLDQIETSEQLKRYIHTFPNLLLTNFFEFRLYRNGTLIDKVLIGRSFWIYKIKRIPPAENEEAFLNLLDKYFSFALPKLYEAKALAIELAKRTRFLKEWVITEELKKEEKDKKGFISGFYQAFREYLIQGLSREDFADLYSQTIAYGLFAARTRMETFNRKLAYDGIPPTIGILRDLFHFISLGNLPKQMEWVIDDLAEVLAVTDVQAILHGYFHEGKGKDPIVHFYETFLTEYDPKTRERRGVYYTPEPVVSFIVRSINQILKGSFARKDGLADGQVTVLDPAAGTLTFLAEAASLAVSEFGDKFGQGGKEALIRDHILKNFYAFELMMAPYAVGHLKMAFLLEELGYRLGEKDRIKLYLTNTLEMEDLAQTEFPGMASLSEESHLAGRVKKKQPILVILGNPPYSGHSTNIGKWILKEIRTYHQVDGKPLGEKNPKWLQDDYVKFIRFGQWKIDQAGEGVIGFITNHSYLDNPTFRGMRRSLMGSFDEIYVLDLHGNSLKKEKCPDGSKDENVFDIKQGVAIALFIKKKGKKKECRVFYSELWGRREEKYARLVKEDGKSIPWQEIKPKPGFYFFLPRDENLLEQYERYPKITDIFPVHSVGIVTARDSLTIRWNKNDVWTTVMNFFRLEPEMARTAYRLGKDARDWKVELAQKDLTGNGLDRKNIVPILYRPFDVRYTYYTGKSRGFHCMPRPEVMRHMLQENLGLITCRQISSDSWHHALVSSSLSDDSLVSNKTKERGYLFPLYLYPQSQKKSGNPHKKTFGNLMLLFESQTDYEIKKPNISSTFLDQLKKSYKKNIYPEQILFYVYAVLYSKQYHSQYFEFLKRDFPRIPFTTEYPLFLKAAQYGQRLVDLHLLKAAEIDPPTSRFQGQGETKVERQIYDRESRRVYINKSCYFEGVPEEIWEYIIGGYQVCDKWLKDRKGRVLQLDEIKQYCQMVTALKKTIEVQKELDTLFEKLEKKTILTE from the coding sequence ATGTTAACCGCCTACTTTTCAAGGCTGCAGGAAATTGCCGGCCAAGGTGACGCCCGGGAAGAAAGCTATTATCCGGCCCTGGAATGGCTATTGAAAGAGTTTGTCGAGAATCGCGGCAAGTCGAACGTCCATATAACCACCCTGCCCAAAAAGACCGAAGCCGGGAACCCGGATTTCCGGGTCTGGGACGGCAAACAGCATATCATCGGATACATCGAGGCTAAAGAGCCAAGCCACGAGTATCTGGACCAGATCGAAACGTCCGAACAGCTTAAACGCTATATCCACACCTTTCCCAATCTGCTTCTGACCAACTTCTTTGAATTTCGCCTCTACCGAAACGGGACCCTGATAGACAAAGTCCTGATCGGCCGGTCTTTCTGGATTTATAAGATCAAGCGGATACCTCCGGCAGAAAATGAAGAGGCCTTTTTGAATCTCCTGGATAAATATTTTTCCTTTGCTTTGCCCAAACTCTATGAGGCCAAGGCCCTGGCCATTGAATTAGCCAAGAGGACCAGGTTTTTAAAAGAGTGGGTGATCACCGAAGAGCTTAAAAAGGAGGAAAAAGATAAAAAAGGATTTATTTCAGGTTTCTATCAGGCCTTCCGGGAATACCTGATCCAGGGATTGTCTCGTGAGGATTTTGCCGATCTCTATTCCCAGACCATCGCCTATGGTCTTTTTGCGGCCCGGACCCGCATGGAGACCTTTAACCGTAAACTGGCTTATGACGGCATTCCCCCGACTATCGGTATCCTTCGAGACCTCTTTCATTTTATTTCGCTGGGGAATCTTCCCAAACAAATGGAATGGGTCATCGACGATCTGGCCGAAGTCCTGGCCGTTACAGATGTCCAGGCCATCCTTCACGGATATTTCCATGAAGGCAAAGGCAAAGACCCTATCGTTCATTTTTATGAGACCTTTTTGACCGAGTACGACCCAAAAACCCGGGAGCGCCGGGGGGTCTATTATACCCCGGAACCGGTGGTCTCCTTTATCGTTCGATCCATCAATCAAATTCTCAAGGGATCATTCGCCAGAAAAGACGGCTTGGCCGATGGACAAGTAACCGTTCTGGACCCGGCAGCCGGAACCCTCACCTTTTTGGCGGAAGCCGCCTCGTTGGCCGTTTCGGAATTTGGGGATAAGTTCGGGCAAGGCGGAAAGGAGGCCTTGATCCGGGACCATATCCTGAAAAATTTTTATGCCTTTGAGTTGATGATGGCCCCTTATGCCGTTGGCCATTTAAAAATGGCCTTTCTCCTTGAAGAACTGGGCTACCGTCTTGGCGAAAAAGACCGGATCAAACTTTATCTGACCAACACGCTCGAAATGGAAGATCTGGCTCAGACTGAATTTCCTGGAATGGCCTCGTTATCGGAAGAATCCCACCTGGCCGGAAGGGTTAAAAAGAAACAACCCATTCTCGTCATCCTCGGCAATCCTCCTTACTCAGGCCATTCCACCAACATTGGAAAATGGATTTTGAAAGAGATTAGAACCTATCATCAAGTTGATGGGAAGCCATTGGGAGAAAAAAATCCTAAATGGCTCCAGGACGATTACGTCAAGTTCATCCGTTTCGGCCAATGGAAAATCGATCAGGCCGGGGAAGGGGTTATCGGCTTTATCACCAACCATAGCTATCTCGACAATCCCACCTTTCGAGGAATGCGCCGTTCCCTCATGGGGAGTTTTGATGAAATCTATGTCTTAGATCTCCACGGCAACTCTCTGAAGAAGGAAAAATGTCCCGACGGGTCCAAGGATGAAAACGTTTTTGATATCAAACAAGGGGTAGCCATTGCCCTTTTTATCAAGAAGAAGGGCAAGAAAAAAGAGTGCCGGGTCTTCTATTCCGAACTTTGGGGCAGGCGGGAAGAAAAATATGCCCGACTCGTCAAGGAAGACGGAAAAAGTATTCCTTGGCAGGAGATAAAACCAAAGCCTGGCTTTTATTTCTTTTTGCCCAGGGATGAAAATCTTCTCGAACAATATGAACGCTATCCAAAGATAACCGATATCTTCCCGGTCCATAGTGTTGGGATCGTTACGGCCCGGGATTCCCTGACCATTCGTTGGAACAAAAATGATGTCTGGACCACGGTCATGAATTTTTTCCGGTTGGAACCGGAGATGGCCCGCACGGCCTACCGTTTGGGGAAAGATGCCCGGGACTGGAAAGTTGAACTGGCTCAAAAAGATTTGACCGGCAATGGTCTTGACAGAAAAAATATAGTTCCGATTCTCTACCGGCCTTTTGATGTCCGCTATACCTATTATACCGGCAAGTCACGTGGGTTTCATTGTATGCCTCGACCAGAGGTAATGCGGCATATGTTGCAAGAGAATTTAGGTCTGATTACCTGCCGTCAAATTTCTTCTGACAGTTGGCACCACGCATTAGTATCATCCTCTCTTTCCGATGATTCATTAGTTTCAAATAAAACTAAAGAAAGGGGCTATCTCTTTCCCCTTTATCTCTATCCACAATCCCAAAAAAAATCCGGCAATCCTCACAAAAAAACTTTCGGAAACTTAATGCTGCTTTTTGAATCCCAAACTGACTATGAGATTAAGAAACCAAATATTTCCTCAACTTTTTTGGATCAACTTAAAAAATCTTACAAAAAAAATATCTATCCAGAACAAATTTTATTCTATGTGTATGCTGTTCTGTATTCCAAGCAATACCACTCGCAATATTTTGAATTTCTAAAAAGGGATTTCCCGCGCATACCTTTTACGACTGAATATCCCCTGTTTTTAAAGGCCGCCCAATATGGGCAGCGGCTGGTGGATCTCCACCTTTTAAAGGCTGCGGAGATTGATCCACCTACTTCCCG
- a CDS encoding helix-turn-helix domain-containing protein, translated as MPLAREKDFSKDLFPLKVIKNEEEYQDALKSMEAAFDATEGPLADYAETLTLLIEKYEESLHALPEASGIEVLKFLMDQNELKQKDLAEVLGGKSTVSELLHGKRPLNLNHIRVLAKRFNVRPATFV; from the coding sequence ATGCCGTTAGCCCGGGAAAAGGATTTTTCAAAAGACTTATTTCCGTTGAAGGTCATAAAGAACGAAGAAGAATACCAGGATGCCCTGAAATCCATGGAGGCGGCTTTTGACGCAACGGAAGGCCCCCTCGCGGATTATGCCGAGACCCTGACCCTTCTGATTGAAAAGTATGAAGAATCCCTTCATGCCCTCCCTGAAGCCTCCGGAATAGAGGTACTAAAATTCTTAATGGATCAAAACGAATTAAAACAAAAGGATCTGGCCGAAGTTTTAGGCGGCAAATCCACTGTCTCCGAACTGCTTCACGGCAAGAGGCCTTTAAACTTAAACCATATAAGAGTGTTGGCCAAGCGATTTAATGTCAGACCGGCGACATTTGTTTAA
- a CDS encoding type II toxin-antitoxin system HigB family toxin — protein MHVIARKVLNDFSRRYPKSRKPLEYWWTVCSKNQFLNFAELKKTFGTADLINNCLVFNIGGGKYRLVVRVNFFAQRMWIKYILSHEEYEKLILKGDPKCR, from the coding sequence ATGCATGTGATTGCCCGAAAGGTTCTGAATGATTTTTCCCGCAGATATCCAAAGTCCAGAAAACCCCTGGAATACTGGTGGACCGTCTGTAGTAAGAATCAATTTTTAAATTTTGCGGAATTGAAAAAAACTTTTGGAACAGCCGACCTGATCAATAATTGTCTTGTTTTTAATATCGGCGGCGGTAAATACAGGCTGGTGGTCCGGGTAAATTTCTTCGCTCAAAGGATGTGGATTAAATACATTTTGAGTCACGAAGAATACGAAAAGCTTATTTTAAAAGGAGATCCAAAATGCCGTTAG